Proteins from a genomic interval of Desulfovibrio piger:
- a CDS encoding potassium channel family protein: MTFLHERGAKHNMIVLRRFFITLCIMIAAYSVIFHWLMEYEGKEHSWITGVYWTLTVMSTLGFGDITFSSDPGRIFSIVVLMSGVIFFLIMMPFTFIQHFYMPWLESQKKDMVPRRLPAGIRGHVLIAGSGPITLNLADDLARHGIRRVLLCNDPQTGLDLLDQGYEVAAGDHDDVKTYQKLHADTAAMLVVMDTDIRSTNIVFSAREAAPQVVIAAGVENPDATDILRLAGCNRVFQFHNVLGEAMARRVVRSSQRASIMGRFGRLVVAEAPVMHSSLAGKTLLDCSLRERTGINVVGVWDRGAFQLPGPHTMFTESSVLVVAGTEKQVRTFDRLISEPEKAEMENVPVVILGGGRVGLAVARNLARRKIPAVIVDRQPHINSGAIPHAHGDAADLAVLEKAGIRKTRTIIITTHDDDANIYLTIYSRRLRPDAQILCRASLDRNVNGLHSAGADQVLSLASLVSNSIINLLAPDKMMMLNERLLVFRYTIRGQLQGKSLMECGIRNKTKCSVLAVRDNTGTMHVNPDPGYIFALGDALYLIGDSEAEERFRERYGIDSNLACADADLS, translated from the coding sequence ATGACTTTTTTGCACGAGCGCGGCGCAAAGCACAATATGATCGTGCTGCGGCGCTTTTTCATTACCCTGTGCATCATGATCGCCGCTTACAGCGTCATCTTCCACTGGCTCATGGAATATGAAGGGAAGGAACATTCCTGGATCACCGGGGTCTACTGGACGCTGACGGTCATGTCCACGCTCGGTTTTGGGGACATCACTTTTTCCTCGGATCCGGGCCGCATCTTTTCCATCGTCGTGCTCATGTCGGGCGTGATCTTTTTCCTGATCATGATGCCCTTCACCTTCATCCAGCATTTTTACATGCCGTGGCTGGAAAGCCAGAAAAAGGACATGGTGCCGCGCCGTCTGCCCGCCGGGATCAGGGGGCATGTGCTGATCGCCGGAAGCGGCCCCATCACCCTCAACCTGGCCGACGACCTGGCGCGCCATGGTATCCGGCGTGTGCTGCTGTGCAATGATCCCCAGACCGGTCTGGACCTGCTCGACCAGGGCTATGAAGTGGCTGCCGGTGACCATGACGACGTGAAGACCTACCAGAAATTGCACGCCGATACGGCCGCCATGCTGGTGGTCATGGATACGGACATCCGCAGTACCAACATCGTCTTCTCGGCCCGTGAAGCCGCGCCCCAGGTGGTCATCGCCGCGGGGGTGGAAAATCCCGATGCGACGGACATCCTGCGCCTGGCAGGATGCAACAGGGTGTTCCAGTTCCATAATGTGCTGGGTGAGGCCATGGCCCGACGGGTGGTCCGCTCGTCCCAGCGGGCCAGCATCATGGGCCGCTTCGGCCGTCTGGTGGTGGCGGAAGCCCCGGTGATGCACAGCAGTCTGGCCGGCAAGACCCTGCTGGACTGCAGCCTGCGCGAACGGACGGGCATCAACGTGGTCGGCGTCTGGGATCGCGGCGCTTTCCAACTGCCCGGGCCGCATACCATGTTCACGGAAAGCAGCGTGCTGGTGGTGGCCGGTACGGAAAAACAGGTGCGGACGTTCGACCGCCTGATCAGCGAGCCGGAAAAGGCAGAGATGGAGAACGTGCCCGTGGTCATTCTGGGCGGCGGCAGGGTGGGCCTTGCCGTGGCGCGGAACCTGGCACGCCGCAAGATCCCTGCGGTGATCGTGGACCGGCAGCCGCACATCAATTCCGGCGCCATCCCCCATGCGCACGGGGATGCCGCGGATCTTGCCGTTCTGGAAAAGGCCGGCATCCGCAAGACGCGCACCATCATCATCACCACCCATGACGATGACGCCAATATCTATCTGACCATCTACAGCCGTCGTCTGCGGCCGGATGCCCAGATCCTCTGCCGTGCCTCGCTGGACCGTAACGTCAACGGCCTGCACAGCGCCGGTGCGGACCAGGTGCTTTCCCTGGCTTCGCTGGTGAGCAACAGCATCATCAATCTGCTGGCTCCGGACAAGATGATGATGCTGAATGAGCGCCTGCTCGTCTTCCGCTATACCATCCGCGGACAGCTGCAGGGCAAGAGCCTGATGGAATGCGGCATCCGCAACAAGACCAAGTGCAGTGTGCTGGCCGTGCGCGACAATACCGGCACCATGCACGTCAACCCTGATCCGGGCTATATCTTCGCTCTGGGGGATGCCCTTTATCTCATCGGCGACTCTGAGGCCGAGGAGCGCTTCCGCGAACGTTACGGCATCGACAGCAATCTGGCCTGTGCCGATGCTGATTTGAGCTGA
- a CDS encoding rubredoxin, with amino-acid sequence MAEAQDMWRCQMVNCGYVYDPDRGDRRHKIPAGTKFEDLPDDWRCPVCGAAKKSFRRLSEEN; translated from the coding sequence ATGGCTGAAGCTCAGGACATGTGGCGTTGCCAGATGGTGAATTGCGGTTATGTCTACGACCCGGATCGTGGCGACAGACGCCACAAGATCCCTGCCGGTACCAAATTTGAGGACCTTCCCGATGACTGGCGCTGTCCGGTCTGTGGCGCGGCAAAGAAAAGTTTCCGTCGCCTCTCGGAAGAAAATTAG
- a CDS encoding Fur family transcriptional regulator has product MAQPQTRMTRQRAVILEELRKVKTHPTADELYSIVRERLPRISLGTVYRNLDFLADTGEIRRLEAAGTTKRFDGDISWHQHVRCIHCGRIGDVMQPLPVPSVAGMQVEGFYSIVDSRVEFDGICEACAAKGLK; this is encoded by the coding sequence ATGGCCCAACCACAGACCAGAATGACTAGGCAACGTGCTGTCATCCTTGAAGAACTGAGAAAAGTCAAAACACACCCCACAGCGGATGAACTGTACAGCATCGTTCGTGAGCGCCTGCCCCGCATCAGCCTCGGCACGGTATACCGCAACCTCGATTTCCTGGCGGATACCGGCGAGATACGCAGGCTCGAAGCGGCAGGAACGACAAAACGGTTCGATGGCGATATTTCCTGGCATCAGCATGTGCGCTGCATCCATTGCGGGCGCATAGGTGATGTCATGCAACCCCTGCCTGTACCCTCTGTGGCAGGCATGCAGGTAGAAGGCTTTTATTCCATCGTCGATTCCCGTGTGGAATTTGACGGTATTTGTGAAGCCTGCGCCGCCAAGGGCTTGAAGTAA
- a CDS encoding glycerate kinase type-2 family protein, giving the protein MELEARKAVLYSIFDAGVRAVAPDAALMRHVCLEGDSLLVDGKRWPLPRRGRLLVLGAGKGVAPMGAAVEELLGDRIHSGLLVVKYGHGLPLRQITQVEAAHPVPDAAGAAATQALLELAAGTTADDLVLCLLTGGASALTPAPVPGVTLEDMQQVTELLLRSGATIAELNAVRKHLSRFSGGQLARTAAPAGVVSVIVSDVVGDALDVIASGPTAPDASTFADCMDILARYELAPAMPPAVLDHLQKGCLRQDAETPKPGDALFRHVQNALVATNRQALDAAAEQARQQGFRPVILTDKMVGEAREQAALLVAQARRMAAELPADAQPLCLLAGGETTVTLRGGGRGGRNQEMALAASLALQDCPHVCALFAGTDGTDGPTDAAGGCAWAGNLAVTGMEQARHALEENDSYPILHHCGALLRTGPTRTNVMDLAVLLVWPEKAQ; this is encoded by the coding sequence ATGGAACTGGAAGCCCGCAAAGCCGTTCTGTATTCCATTTTTGATGCCGGGGTGCGGGCTGTGGCTCCCGATGCGGCCCTGATGCGTCATGTCTGTCTGGAAGGCGACAGCCTGCTTGTGGACGGGAAACGCTGGCCGCTGCCGCGCCGGGGCCGTTTGCTGGTGCTGGGAGCCGGCAAAGGGGTCGCGCCCATGGGCGCTGCCGTGGAAGAGCTGCTGGGAGATCGCATCCATAGCGGGCTGCTGGTGGTCAAGTACGGTCACGGTCTGCCGTTACGGCAGATCACCCAGGTGGAGGCCGCCCATCCTGTCCCGGACGCGGCAGGCGCAGCAGCCACACAGGCATTGCTGGAGCTGGCCGCCGGGACGACGGCAGACGATCTTGTCCTCTGTCTGCTCACAGGCGGGGCCAGTGCCCTGACGCCGGCCCCGGTGCCCGGCGTCACTCTGGAAGACATGCAGCAGGTGACGGAGCTGCTGCTGCGCAGCGGCGCGACCATCGCGGAACTCAATGCCGTCAGGAAGCATCTGTCCCGTTTCAGCGGTGGCCAGCTGGCCCGGACGGCTGCTCCGGCCGGGGTGGTGAGCGTGATCGTTTCCGACGTGGTGGGGGACGCTCTGGATGTCATCGCCTCAGGTCCCACAGCGCCGGATGCTTCGACGTTTGCGGACTGCATGGACATCCTTGCCCGCTACGAGCTGGCACCGGCCATGCCGCCTGCTGTCCTGGATCATCTTCAAAAAGGCTGTCTGCGTCAGGATGCCGAGACGCCCAAGCCGGGGGATGCCTTGTTCCGGCATGTGCAGAATGCCCTGGTCGCCACCAACCGGCAGGCCCTGGATGCGGCGGCGGAGCAGGCCCGGCAGCAGGGCTTCCGTCCTGTCATCCTGACGGACAAAATGGTGGGGGAAGCCCGGGAGCAGGCGGCCCTGCTGGTGGCGCAGGCCCGGCGGATGGCGGCCGAACTGCCGGCGGATGCACAGCCTCTCTGCCTGCTGGCCGGTGGTGAGACGACGGTGACGCTCCGCGGCGGGGGCAGGGGAGGGCGCAATCAGGAAATGGCGCTGGCAGCCAGCCTGGCCTTGCAGGACTGCCCGCATGTCTGCGCCCTGTTTGCCGGTACGGACGGCACCGATGGCCCTACGGACGCTGCCGGAGGATGCGCCTGGGCCGGGAATCTGGCTGTGACGGGGATGGAGCAGGCACGTCATGCCCTGGAAGAAAACGATAGTTATCCGATACTTCACCATTGCGGTGCCCTGCTGCGTACCGGTCCCACACGGACGAATGTGATGGATCTGGCCGTGCTGCTGGTCTGGCCGGAAAAGGCTCAGTAA
- a CDS encoding FmdE family protein yields the protein MRIGKWDHDAFVAVVKDFHGHVAPGVIIGGYMVEMARRTLPEGILYDAVSETVQCLPDAIQLLTPCTVGNGWLKVYHFGIYALSLYDKYTGEGTRVRLNVEALDAYPHVRAWFLKEKPKREQEPELLREEIRTAGMDLLQAAPVRIHPDFLVKKGKGVVRRCPRCGEWYPAVLGDLCRRCQGDGPYLAGKE from the coding sequence ATGCGGATCGGAAAGTGGGATCACGATGCCTTTGTGGCCGTGGTAAAGGATTTTCATGGCCATGTGGCCCCCGGGGTCATCATCGGCGGATATATGGTGGAAATGGCACGGCGTACCCTGCCGGAAGGCATCCTGTACGACGCCGTTTCGGAAACGGTCCAGTGTCTCCCGGATGCCATCCAGCTGCTGACCCCCTGCACGGTGGGCAACGGCTGGTTGAAGGTCTATCATTTTGGTATTTATGCCCTTTCTCTGTATGACAAATATACGGGGGAAGGGACGCGCGTCCGTCTCAACGTGGAGGCCCTGGATGCCTATCCGCATGTGCGGGCCTGGTTCCTCAAGGAAAAGCCCAAGCGTGAGCAGGAACCGGAACTGCTGCGTGAAGAGATCCGCACGGCCGGCATGGACCTGCTCCAGGCCGCCCCTGTGCGTATCCATCCTGACTTTTTGGTGAAGAAGGGGAAAGGCGTCGTGCGTCGTTGTCCGCGCTGCGGGGAATGGTATCCGGCCGTGCTGGGCGATCTGTGCCGTCGCTGCCAGGGGGATGGCCCCTATCTTGCCGGAAAGGAATAG
- a CDS encoding cytochrome c3 family protein, whose amino-acid sequence MLSLIGGAATWAVAGDAKAPDKPIELKSSEHKKMWVKFNHATHESVECDVCHHAAPSDAKDAYVSCGASEECHSLKGTRERDPQSLFWAYHTKNSERSCYGCHTAMLGPGCRPCHMPPQGGGAEGK is encoded by the coding sequence ATGCTGTCATTGATCGGCGGCGCGGCCACCTGGGCCGTGGCTGGCGACGCCAAGGCTCCGGACAAGCCCATCGAGCTCAAGAGCTCGGAGCATAAAAAGATGTGGGTGAAGTTCAACCACGCTACCCATGAGAGCGTGGAGTGCGACGTCTGTCATCACGCGGCCCCCTCTGATGCCAAGGATGCCTATGTGTCCTGTGGCGCAAGCGAGGAATGCCACTCCCTGAAGGGGACGCGGGAGCGTGATCCCCAGAGCCTGTTCTGGGCGTATCATACCAAGAATTCCGAGCGTTCCTGCTATGGCTGCCATACGGCCATGCTGGGACCGGGCTGCCGTCCGTGCCACATGCCTCCCCAGGGCGGCGGAGCCGAAGGAAAGTAA
- a CDS encoding formate dehydrogenase accessory protein FdhE, producing the protein MAASCQSVEETVSGILARRPVLSPVLQAFAPLLAARAALPEQLKPLLESAGIRLPEMQRERAAQGYPLLAEMPLAGIGTALRAAAETLIPLLAVQDVVRPHEAKLRAFFLDAAQGPEAPVALAEAVLNETAESAESVGKIAAHLDIPVQVLLFAFSFMLGPALRALVELSPHGNGKEAPWNVEGAWRQGYCPVCGSGPSIAYLDRPVFDEKNAFLAGGGGKKHLHCSLCGTDWTFRRGACPFCGEEGAGVMEILKEAGNALGERLDWCTRCKTYCPAVDLRERDTTPDLDVLALGMLHMDMVAAKKGLQPIHPAFWNTF; encoded by the coding sequence ATGGCCGCATCCTGTCAAAGCGTGGAAGAAACCGTCAGCGGTATCCTTGCCCGCCGTCCTGTCCTGTCCCCTGTCCTGCAAGCCTTTGCCCCGCTGCTGGCTGCCCGGGCCGCGCTGCCCGAACAGCTCAAGCCCCTGCTGGAATCTGCCGGCATCCGTCTGCCCGAGATGCAGCGTGAGCGGGCCGCACAGGGCTATCCGCTGCTGGCGGAGATGCCGCTTGCCGGTATCGGGACAGCCCTCAGGGCCGCAGCCGAGACCCTGATCCCGCTGCTTGCGGTCCAGGATGTGGTCAGGCCGCATGAGGCGAAGCTGCGGGCGTTCTTCCTGGATGCTGCACAGGGGCCTGAGGCTCCGGTGGCCCTGGCGGAAGCCGTGCTCAATGAGACGGCCGAGAGTGCCGAAAGCGTGGGAAAGATAGCGGCGCATCTGGATATCCCTGTGCAGGTGCTGCTGTTCGCGTTCAGCTTTATGCTGGGGCCTGCCCTGCGGGCCCTGGTGGAGCTGTCGCCGCACGGGAACGGGAAGGAGGCTCCCTGGAACGTGGAAGGTGCCTGGCGGCAGGGCTATTGTCCTGTCTGCGGATCCGGGCCTTCCATAGCGTATCTGGACCGGCCTGTTTTTGATGAGAAAAACGCGTTCCTGGCGGGCGGTGGCGGCAAAAAGCACCTCCACTGTTCGCTGTGCGGCACGGACTGGACCTTCCGCCGCGGGGCTTGTCCCTTCTGCGGCGAAGAAGGGGCAGGTGTCATGGAGATCCTGAAAGAAGCGGGGAATGCCCTGGGCGAGCGCCTGGACTGGTGCACCCGCTGCAAGACCTACTGCCCGGCGGTGGACTTGCGCGAGCGCGATACGACGCCCGATCTGGACGTCCTGGCGCTGGGGATGCTCCATATGGATATGGTCGCGGCCAAAAAAGGCCTGCAGCCCATCCATCCCGCTTTCTGGAACACGTTTTAG
- a CDS encoding 4Fe-4S dicluster domain-containing protein, translating into MPKAFLVDTTRCTACRGCQLACKEWHDLPANETKQRGSHQNPPDLNPNNYKIVRFHEHLDKQGNVVWNFFPDQCRHCVTPICVDVADMAVPGAMIKDPKTGAVLVTDKIKKLSEQDMADVIHACPYNIPRYDKVKKTLAKCDMCADRVAAGMLPACVKTCPTGAMAFGERDEILALAKKRLEVVKKTHPKAFLADPDEVSVIYLLAEEAEFYHEYATFG; encoded by the coding sequence ATGCCGAAAGCATTTTTAGTCGATACCACACGCTGCACGGCATGCCGCGGCTGTCAGCTTGCCTGCAAGGAATGGCACGATCTGCCCGCCAACGAGACCAAGCAGCGGGGGAGCCATCAGAATCCGCCGGATCTGAACCCCAACAACTACAAGATCGTTCGTTTCCACGAGCATCTGGACAAGCAGGGCAATGTGGTCTGGAACTTCTTCCCGGACCAGTGCCGCCACTGCGTCACGCCCATCTGCGTGGACGTGGCCGACATGGCCGTGCCCGGCGCCATGATCAAGGATCCCAAGACCGGTGCCGTGCTGGTGACCGACAAGATCAAAAAGCTCAGCGAGCAGGACATGGCAGACGTCATCCATGCCTGTCCGTACAATATCCCCAGGTATGACAAGGTCAAAAAGACCCTTGCCAAGTGCGACATGTGCGCCGACCGCGTCGCTGCCGGGATGCTGCCCGCCTGCGTCAAGACCTGCCCCACCGGGGCCATGGCCTTTGGCGAACGGGACGAGATCCTGGCCCTTGCCAAAAAGCGGCTGGAGGTCGTCAAAAAGACTCATCCCAAGGCATTCCTGGCAGATCCTGACGAAGTCAGCGTGATCTACCTGCTTGCGGAGGAAGCCGAGTTTTATCACGAATACGCGACCTTCGGCTAA
- the fdnG gene encoding formate dehydrogenase-N subunit alpha yields MSYTRRGFLKLAGVSALCLSLSQFGFNLGEAQAYAGSLKIEGAKEVITICPFCAVCCQVIAYVRDGKLVSTEGDPDFPVNEGALCAKGAALFSMYTNPHRLTKPLYRAPYSEKWEEKDWGWMLEKIARRVKDTRDKDLILKNSKGQTVNRLESIFMMGTSHASNEECAVIHQAMRGLGVVQMDHQARVUHSPTVAALAESFGRGAMTNHWIDIKNADVVLIIGSNAAEHHPVSFKWIMRAKDNGAALIHVDPKFSRTSARCDYHVPLRSGTDIAFLGGMVNYILESNSYFHDYVVNYTNASFIVGKGYDFKDGLFSGYDAKARKYDQSKWGFEKGPDGAPLRDATLKHERCVFNLMKKHYSRYTLKNVSDITGVSEENLLKVYKQFCATGKPDKAGTILYALGWTQHTVGVQNIRCSTLVQLLLGNIGVAGGGINALRGEPNVQGSTDHALLYHVLPGYIGLPLAPWQTLAQFNKANTPVTKIPNSANWWGNRPKYFASLLKGWYGEEAKPENDFCYGLLPKGEPGADYSYMYVMDKMYQGKIKGGFVFGVNPMNSFPNTNKMRKALDNLDWMVCAELHNSETTDNWHRPGVDPKKMKTEVFLLPSAHRVEKAGTISNSGRWLLWFDKAVEPAGEARNFADMFVPLINKLRELYKAEGGKLPEALLKMNWPEKYDPEEWTRRINGFFWADTKIGNRLYKKGDLVPAFGNLQADGSTSSLNWLYTGSYTEDEGNKSKRRDPTQTPMQAAIGLYPNWSWCWPVNRRILYNRASVDLNGKPYNPKKAVIEWDGKKWVGDVPDGPWAPQADTKNGKLAYIMTTDGYAQLYGPGRLDGPFPEHYEPAETPVAQHPFSKQLSSPVYKFHTSDMDKLAKAADPKYPIVLTTYSMTEHWCGGGETRNVPNLLEAEPQLYVEMSPELAKEKGIANGDGVIVESARGRVEAIAMVTVRIRPFKVMGKTVHLIGMPFAYGWTTPKCGDSTNRLTIVACDPNTTIPEAKACCVNIRKADKLTEIA; encoded by the coding sequence ATGAGCTACACACGAAGGGGATTCCTGAAACTGGCAGGCGTGAGTGCACTCTGTCTCTCGCTCAGCCAGTTCGGTTTCAACCTCGGCGAGGCCCAGGCCTATGCCGGGAGTCTCAAGATAGAAGGCGCGAAGGAAGTCATCACGATCTGTCCGTTCTGCGCTGTCTGCTGTCAGGTCATCGCTTACGTGCGCGACGGCAAGCTCGTCAGTACGGAAGGCGACCCTGACTTCCCTGTCAACGAAGGTGCCTTGTGTGCCAAGGGCGCAGCCCTGTTCTCCATGTACACGAACCCGCACCGCCTCACCAAGCCTTTGTACCGGGCGCCCTACAGTGAAAAGTGGGAAGAGAAGGACTGGGGATGGATGCTGGAAAAGATCGCCCGTCGCGTGAAGGATACGCGTGACAAGGATCTTATCCTCAAAAACAGCAAGGGCCAGACGGTCAACCGTCTGGAAAGCATTTTCATGATGGGCACCTCGCATGCCTCCAACGAGGAATGCGCCGTTATCCATCAAGCCATGCGCGGCCTGGGTGTTGTCCAGATGGACCACCAGGCCCGGGTCTGACACAGCCCCACTGTTGCGGCTCTGGCAGAGTCGTTCGGACGCGGTGCTATGACCAACCACTGGATCGACATCAAGAATGCCGACGTGGTTCTTATTATCGGCAGCAATGCCGCTGAACATCATCCTGTTTCGTTCAAATGGATCATGCGGGCCAAGGACAACGGTGCGGCGCTTATCCACGTCGACCCCAAGTTCTCCCGTACGTCCGCCCGTTGCGATTATCATGTGCCGCTGCGCTCCGGTACGGATATCGCGTTCCTGGGCGGTATGGTCAACTATATCCTGGAATCGAACAGCTATTTCCACGATTACGTCGTCAACTATACCAACGCCTCGTTCATCGTCGGCAAGGGCTATGACTTCAAGGATGGCCTTTTCAGCGGCTATGACGCCAAGGCGCGCAAGTATGACCAGAGCAAGTGGGGCTTTGAAAAGGGCCCGGACGGCGCTCCGCTGCGTGACGCCACGCTGAAGCACGAACGCTGCGTCTTCAACCTGATGAAGAAGCACTATTCGCGTTACACCCTGAAGAACGTCTCCGACATCACGGGTGTTTCCGAAGAGAACCTGCTCAAGGTCTACAAGCAGTTCTGTGCCACCGGCAAGCCGGACAAGGCCGGCACCATCCTGTATGCCCTGGGCTGGACCCAGCATACCGTGGGTGTGCAGAACATCCGCTGCTCCACGCTGGTGCAGCTGCTGCTGGGCAACATCGGTGTGGCCGGCGGCGGCATCAACGCCCTGCGTGGCGAGCCCAACGTGCAGGGCTCCACGGACCATGCCCTGCTGTACCATGTGCTGCCCGGCTATATCGGCCTGCCGCTGGCTCCCTGGCAGACCCTGGCCCAGTTCAACAAGGCCAATACCCCGGTCACCAAGATCCCCAACAGTGCCAACTGGTGGGGCAACCGGCCCAAGTACTTCGCCAGCCTGCTCAAGGGCTGGTACGGTGAAGAGGCGAAACCGGAAAATGATTTCTGCTACGGCCTGCTGCCCAAGGGCGAGCCCGGAGCGGACTACTCGTACATGTATGTCATGGACAAGATGTACCAGGGCAAGATCAAGGGTGGTTTTGTCTTCGGCGTCAACCCCATGAACAGCTTCCCCAACACCAACAAGATGCGCAAGGCTCTGGACAATCTGGACTGGATGGTCTGCGCCGAGCTGCATAATTCCGAAACCACGGACAACTGGCACCGTCCCGGCGTCGACCCCAAGAAGATGAAGACCGAAGTCTTCCTGTTGCCGTCGGCGCATCGTGTGGAAAAGGCCGGTACCATCAGCAACAGCGGCCGCTGGCTGCTGTGGTTCGACAAGGCCGTGGAACCCGCCGGTGAAGCCCGCAACTTCGCCGACATGTTCGTGCCGCTGATCAACAAGCTGCGCGAGCTGTACAAGGCCGAGGGCGGCAAGCTGCCCGAAGCTCTGCTGAAGATGAACTGGCCCGAAAAGTACGACCCCGAAGAATGGACCCGCCGCATCAACGGCTTCTTCTGGGCCGATACCAAGATCGGCAACCGCCTGTACAAGAAGGGCGACCTGGTCCCGGCGTTCGGCAACCTGCAGGCCGACGGCTCTACCTCGTCTCTCAACTGGCTGTATACCGGCAGCTATACGGAGGATGAAGGCAACAAGTCCAAGCGGCGCGACCCGACCCAGACGCCCATGCAGGCCGCCATCGGCCTGTATCCCAACTGGTCGTGGTGCTGGCCGGTCAACCGGCGCATCCTGTACAACCGCGCTTCCGTGGACCTGAACGGCAAGCCCTACAACCCCAAGAAGGCCGTTATCGAATGGGACGGCAAGAAGTGGGTGGGCGATGTGCCGGACGGCCCCTGGGCGCCGCAGGCCGATACCAAGAACGGCAAGCTGGCCTACATCATGACGACGGACGGTTACGCCCAGCTGTACGGCCCCGGCCGTCTGGACGGCCCATTCCCCGAGCATTACGAACCGGCGGAAACGCCCGTGGCGCAGCATCCCTTCTCCAAGCAGTTGAGCAGCCCGGTCTACAAGTTCCATACCAGTGATATGGACAAACTGGCCAAGGCTGCCGATCCCAAGTATCCCATCGTGCTGACGACCTACAGCATGACGGAACACTGGTGTGGCGGCGGTGAGACCCGCAACGTGCCCAACCTGCTTGAAGCCGAGCCCCAGCTCTACGTGGAGATGAGCCCCGAGCTGGCCAAGGAAAAGGGTATCGCCAACGGTGACGGCGTGATCGTGGAAAGCGCCCGCGGCAGGGTGGAAGCCATTGCCATGGTGACGGTCCGCATCCGTCCGTTCAAGGTCATGGGCAAGACAGTCCATCTGATCGGTATGCCCTTTGCTTATGGCTGGACGACGCCGAAATGCGGCGACTCCACCAACCGTCTGACCATTGTGGCCTGTGACCCCAACACGACCATCCCCGAAGCGAAGGCCTGTTGTGTGAACATCCGCAAGGCGGACAAGTTGACGGAAATTGCTTAA
- a CDS encoding endonuclease, with protein sequence MKRIVWLLWALLLVLPAQGWAAGNMQNESFAKAKRLLEQKVYYDHRQTLYCGAAFDEHKQIRLPRGFTADKHRKRSSRVEWEHVVPAENFGRAFPEWREGHALCVDRKGKAFKGRACAEKVNADYRRMQADMYNLYPAIGSVNAVRSNKNFQMLGPDVPSAFGSCPMKISGNKVEPPERARGQIARSSLYMADSYGEHYRLSRQQQQLMQAWARQYPVDAWECRRASRIERLQGNENRFVKESCLSAGLWPEQETAFFLEDAEGIF encoded by the coding sequence ATGAAGAGGATCGTGTGGTTGCTGTGGGCATTGCTGCTGGTACTGCCTGCTCAGGGCTGGGCAGCGGGCAATATGCAAAACGAGAGTTTTGCCAAAGCCAAACGGCTGCTGGAGCAGAAAGTTTACTATGATCACCGTCAGACGCTCTATTGCGGGGCTGCTTTCGATGAACACAAGCAGATCCGGCTGCCGCGGGGATTCACGGCAGACAAGCACCGGAAGCGCTCCTCACGGGTAGAGTGGGAGCACGTTGTCCCTGCCGAAAATTTCGGCAGGGCATTCCCGGAGTGGCGGGAAGGTCATGCCCTTTGCGTGGATCGTAAGGGCAAAGCCTTCAAAGGACGGGCGTGCGCGGAAAAGGTCAATGCCGATTACCGTCGCATGCAGGCCGACATGTATAACCTGTACCCTGCCATAGGTTCGGTCAATGCGGTACGCTCCAACAAAAATTTCCAGATGCTGGGGCCTGACGTCCCTTCGGCCTTTGGTTCCTGCCCCATGAAGATCAGCGGCAACAAGGTGGAGCCGCCGGAGCGGGCACGCGGGCAGATCGCACGCTCCAGCCTGTATATGGCTGACAGTTATGGCGAGCATTATCGTCTGAGCCGTCAGCAACAGCAGCTCATGCAGGCCTGGGCGCGACAATATCCCGTGGACGCCTGGGAGTGCCGTCGGGCAAGCCGCATCGAGCGCCTGCAGGGCAATGAGAACAGGTTCGTCAAGGAGTCCTGCTTGTCTGCGGGCCTTTGGCCGGAGCAGGAGACAGCGTTTTTTCTGGAAGACGCTGAAGGCATTTTTTGA